A single region of the Streptomyces sp. NBC_00236 genome encodes:
- a CDS encoding betaine/proline/choline family ABC transporter ATP-binding protein encodes MIRFEHVTKRYADGTTAVDDLSFEVAEGELVTLVGPSGCGKTTTMKMVNRLIEPTEGRIFLDGDDISAIDPVQLRRRIGYVIQQVGLFPHRTVLENTATVPHLLGWKRGKGRARAAELLDLVGLDPSVYGDRYPEQLSGGQRQRVGVARALAADPPVLLMDEPFGAVDPVVRERLQNEFLRLQAQVRKTVLFVTHDIEEAVRLGDRIAVYGQGSIEQFDSPATVLGAPATDYVADFVGADRGLKRLSVTAVEESDLDRPPVVHLDDPLDRATERLRAEGARWAVVLDGDGRLHGWIPAGDALGGAKGTVREHARRMEAWLPVGAPLKQAFATMLQHDAGWIAVIDERSEGRFLGVLTPARLHEALRRSISADDRAVPRAEVAVESVAAVAKTTGA; translated from the coding sequence ATGATCCGTTTCGAGCACGTCACCAAGCGGTATGCGGACGGCACCACCGCCGTCGACGACCTTTCCTTCGAGGTCGCCGAAGGTGAACTCGTCACGCTCGTCGGGCCGTCGGGCTGTGGCAAGACGACCACCATGAAGATGGTGAACCGGCTGATCGAACCGACCGAGGGCCGGATATTCCTCGACGGGGACGACATATCCGCCATCGACCCCGTCCAGCTGCGGCGCCGTATCGGCTATGTGATCCAGCAGGTCGGTCTGTTTCCGCACCGGACCGTGCTGGAGAACACCGCGACCGTGCCCCATCTCCTCGGCTGGAAACGAGGAAAGGGCCGCGCCCGCGCCGCGGAACTCCTCGACCTGGTCGGACTCGACCCTTCCGTTTATGGCGACCGATATCCGGAACAGCTGTCCGGTGGCCAGCGCCAACGCGTCGGCGTGGCAAGGGCATTGGCGGCAGACCCGCCGGTTCTGCTGATGGACGAACCTTTCGGCGCGGTCGACCCGGTCGTCAGGGAACGGCTGCAGAACGAATTCCTGCGGCTTCAGGCCCAGGTCCGCAAAACCGTGCTGTTCGTGACGCACGACATCGAGGAGGCCGTCCGCCTCGGCGACCGTATCGCCGTCTACGGGCAGGGCTCGATCGAGCAGTTCGACTCACCGGCCACCGTGCTCGGCGCCCCCGCCACCGACTACGTCGCCGACTTCGTCGGCGCGGACCGCGGACTGAAGCGGCTCTCGGTCACCGCCGTCGAGGAGAGCGACCTCGACCGGCCGCCGGTCGTCCACCTCGACGACCCGCTGGACCGGGCGACCGAGCGGCTGCGCGCGGAAGGGGCGCGCTGGGCCGTGGTGCTGGACGGTGACGGCCGACTGCACGGCTGGATCCCGGCCGGTGACGCACTGGGCGGCGCCAAGGGCACGGTCCGCGAACACGCCCGCCGGATGGAGGCCTGGCTGCCCGTCGGCGCCCCGCTCAAGCAGGCGTTCGCCACCATGCTCCAGCACGACGCCGGCTGGATCGCGGTCATCGACGAGCGGAGCGAGGGCCGGTTCCTCGGGGTGCTCACCCCGGCCCGGCTGCACGAGGCGCTGCGGCGTTCGATCAGCGCCGACGACCGGGCCGTACCGCGCGCCGAGGTGGCCGTCGAGAGCGTGGCGGCCGTCGCCAAGACCACGGGGGCCTGA
- a CDS encoding alpha/beta hydrolase produces the protein MGLTGNAVLILAITLAVVLFAVTIWCWPRLARRSVPVVFGRVGLLLSTQVAVFVSVGLMANNSFLFYGSWADLFGQKQDLGVVTDHAQGTLAEKNIVRVGTRRPDVPGGSRPASAGRIDKVVVAGRSSGIETSAYVYLPPEYFQEAYARRKFPAVVVLTGYPGTAENLIKGLDYPKTSLQRVRAGRSQPMILVMLRPTVAPPRDTECVDIKGGPKAETFFADDLPSAVSAAYRVGRHARNWGIMGNSTGGYCALKIGLHHPGRFTASAGLSAYYKAAEDPTTGDLFHGDRRARERADLLWSLEHRPQPESSFLVTTSRRGEANYAATRKFVAEVKRPARVSSIVLDSGGHNFNTWRREIPAALEWMSSRLSES, from the coding sequence ATGGGCCTTACCGGCAACGCAGTGCTGATCCTGGCGATCACGCTGGCCGTCGTGCTGTTCGCCGTCACGATCTGGTGCTGGCCGAGGCTCGCCCGGCGCAGCGTCCCCGTGGTGTTCGGCAGGGTGGGCCTGCTGCTGTCGACCCAGGTGGCGGTGTTCGTCTCCGTCGGCCTGATGGCCAACAACTCGTTCCTCTTCTACGGCTCCTGGGCCGATCTGTTCGGTCAGAAGCAGGATCTGGGTGTGGTGACCGACCACGCCCAGGGGACGCTGGCGGAGAAGAACATCGTCCGGGTGGGGACGCGGCGGCCCGATGTGCCGGGGGGCTCCCGTCCCGCCTCGGCGGGGCGGATCGACAAGGTGGTGGTCGCCGGGCGGAGCTCGGGGATCGAGACCTCGGCCTATGTGTACCTGCCGCCGGAGTACTTCCAGGAGGCGTACGCCCGGCGGAAGTTCCCGGCGGTCGTGGTGCTCACCGGCTACCCGGGCACAGCGGAGAACCTCATCAAGGGGCTCGACTACCCGAAGACATCACTCCAACGGGTGCGGGCGGGCCGCTCCCAGCCGATGATCCTGGTGATGCTGCGGCCGACCGTGGCGCCGCCGCGGGACACCGAGTGCGTGGACATAAAGGGCGGCCCGAAGGCCGAGACGTTCTTCGCGGACGACCTGCCGTCCGCCGTCTCGGCGGCGTACCGGGTCGGGCGGCACGCCCGGAACTGGGGGATCATGGGCAACTCGACCGGCGGCTACTGCGCCCTGAAGATCGGCCTGCACCATCCGGGACGCTTCACGGCGAGCGCGGGGCTCTCCGCGTACTACAAGGCGGCCGAGGACCCGACGACCGGTGACCTCTTCCACGGCGACCGGCGGGCGCGCGAGCGCGCCGATCTGCTGTGGTCCCTGGAGCACCGGCCGCAGCCCGAATCGTCCTTCCTGGTCACGACGTCCCGCCGGGGCGAGGCGAACTACGCCGCGACGCGGAAGTTCGTGGCCGAGGTGAAGCGGCCCGCGCGGGTCTCGTCGATCGTGCTGGACAGCGGCGGGCACAACTTCAACACCTGGCGCCGGGAGATCCCCGCGGCCCTGGAGTGGATGAGCAGCCGGCTCAGCGAGAGCTGA